In Cololabis saira isolate AMF1-May2022 chromosome 10, fColSai1.1, whole genome shotgun sequence, a single window of DNA contains:
- the LOC133452741 gene encoding tetratricopeptide repeat protein 39C-like: protein MAEPAEPAPGELHGDKPGRINDAELALKGINMLLNNGFKESDELFKTYRNHSPLMSFGASFVSFLNAMMTFEDEKMQMAFEDLKATEKLCESENTGVIEAIKNKIRRNMDSQRSLVTAVDRLQRQIIIADCQVYLAVLSFIKQELSAYIKGGWILRKAWKMYNKCYSDITQLQECCRRRASEQQGMSSPSPSSASEPSDLSRSSSPGPSPPQRQDNISPEVLDRLKGSVSFGYGLFHLCISMVPPHLLKIVNLLGFPGDRHQGLATLKFASESKDMKAPLATLALLWYHTVVQPFFALDDTDTQTGLIEAKSIIQQREAMYPNSSLFMFFKGRVQRLECQISGALTSFNNALDLASDHREIQHICLYEIGWCSMIELNCTEAYRAFERLKTESRWSQCYYAYLTGVCQGATGDLEGAVTVFKDVQKLFKRKNNQIELFSLKRAEKLRSSSLSKEVCILSVIEILYLWKALPNCSTAKLHTMTHVLQGIDDASCAGLKNLLLGAINKCLHNTKDAIECFHLAARDEVGRLSNSYVQPYSCYELACVLLNSPETAMNGRMLMLQAKEDYAGYDFENRLHVRIHSALDSTKATDQP from the exons ATGGCGGAGCCGGCAGAGCCAGCTCCCGGGGAGCTGCATGGAGACAAGCCGGGCCGGATCAATGACGCAGAGCTGGCTCTGAAAGGAATCAATATGCTGCTAAACAACGGATTCAAGGAGAGTGATGAGCTCTTCAAAACATACAG GAACCACAGTCCTTTAATGAGCTTCGGGGCCAGTTTTGTGAGTTTCCTG AATGCCATGATGACATTTGAAGATGAGAAAATGCAGATGGCCTTCGAGGACCTCAAAGCTACAGAGAAactgtgtgagagtgaaaacaCTGGGGTCATTGAAGCTATTAAAAATAAGATCAGAAGGAAT ATGGACTCTCAGAGATCGCTGGTGACTGCAGTTGACCGGCTCCAGAGGCAGATCATCATTGCAGACTGCCAGGTTTACCTCGCCGTTCTGTCTTTCATCAAGCAGGAGCTGTCTG CATATATCAAAGGAGGCTGGATCCTCCGCAAAGCCTGGAAGATGTACAACAAATGCTACAGCGACATCACACAGCTACAGGagtgctgcaggaggagagcgTCTGAGCAGCAAGGGATGTCGTCTCCGTCTCCGTCCTCTGCCTCAGAACCGTCCGACCTCAGTCGCTCCTCCTCACCCGGACCAAGTCCACCTCAGAGACAGGATAACATCAGCCCGGAGGTTCTGGATCGGCTAAAAGGATCCGTCAGCTTTGGCTACGGTCttttccacctctgcatctCGATGGTACCACCACACCTGCTGAAGATCGTCAACCTGCTGGGTTTCCCTGGAGACCGGCACCAAGGCCTGGCGACGCTCAAGTTTGCCAGTGAAAGTAAGGACATGAAGGCCCCTTTAGCTAC CCTGGCCCTGTTGTGGTACCACACAGTTGTGCAGCCCTTCTTTGCACTGgatgacacagacacacagacaggcCTGATTGAAGCCAAATCCATTATTCAACAAAGAGAGGCTATGTATCCAAACTCCTCCctcttcatgtttttcaaaGGCAGAGTTCAGCGCCTTGAG TGCCAGATCAGCGGTGCCTTGACGTCCTTCAACAATGCCTTAGATCTGGCCTCTGACCACAGAGAGATTCAGCACATCTGCTTATATGAAATAG GTTGGTGCAGCATGATTGAACTGAACTGCACTGAAGCTTACAGAGCGTTTGAGCGGCTGAAGACTGAATCCCGCTGGTCCCAGTGCTACTACGCCTATTTAACAGGAG TGTGCCAAGGAGCCACAGGAGATCTGGAGGGAGCGGTTACAGTTTTCAAGGATGTTCAGAAACTTTTTAAACGCAAGAACAATCAGATAGAGCTGTTTTCCTTGAAGAGG GCTGAGAAGCTGAGGAGCTCCAGTCTATCCAAAGAGGTCTGCATCCTGTCCGTGATTGAGATTCTGTATCTGTGGAAAGCTCTGCCCAACTGCTCCACTGCTAAGCTGCACACGATGACACATG TCCTGCAGGGGATTGATGATGCCTCATGTGCAGGCTTGAAAAACCTGCTTCTAGGTGCCATAAACAAATGTCTTCACAATACCAAAGATGCCATTGAG tgTTTCCATCTTGCTGCAAGAGACGAAGTGGGTCGTCTGAGCAACTCTTATGTGCAGCCCTACTCCTGCTATGAACTGGCCTGTGTGCTGCTAAACTCCCCAGAG ACTGCAATGAATGGCCGAATGCTAATGCTCCAGGCTAAG GAGGACTATGCCGGCTATGACTTTGAGAACAGACTCCACGTTCGCATTCACTCTGCCCTCGACTCTACGAAAGCCACAGATCAGCCTTGA